A window of the Schlesneria paludicola DSM 18645 genome harbors these coding sequences:
- a CDS encoding methyltransferase domain-containing protein produces MSEREFEESRDFWNRVADDWRSQVGDDGDENRRLNSDPVLWAFVDEVRGLTVLDAGCGTGYLTKKLSDRGARVTGIDFSERMIAIARDRNPDLQFQVDSCSELHTIPDNSCDLVVSNYVLMDVPDFLGAIRSFHRVLKRDGQAVIVFSHPCFPQGCSIASNHVGGVVYDWDFSYFQQTKRVDPPWPHFTSEFIWFHRPLSDYWKAFVAAGFAIVDFEEPRVTEDRYHLASSEARLTKSKTRPYSVAFKLQKRSSLA; encoded by the coding sequence GTGAGTGAACGAGAGTTCGAAGAGTCTCGAGATTTTTGGAATCGAGTTGCGGATGATTGGAGGAGTCAAGTAGGTGATGACGGGGATGAAAATCGACGCTTAAACTCCGATCCGGTTCTGTGGGCATTCGTGGACGAAGTTCGCGGGCTGACGGTCCTTGATGCTGGCTGTGGCACCGGATATTTGACGAAAAAGCTCAGTGACCGCGGGGCGCGCGTGACTGGAATCGACTTTTCCGAGCGAATGATCGCGATTGCTCGGGACCGCAACCCTGACCTTCAGTTTCAGGTGGACTCCTGTTCGGAGCTCCACACAATTCCAGACAATTCGTGTGATCTCGTGGTTTCAAATTATGTGTTGATGGATGTGCCCGACTTCCTGGGGGCGATCCGTTCATTCCATCGAGTCCTGAAGAGAGACGGTCAGGCTGTGATTGTGTTTTCACACCCCTGCTTTCCACAAGGATGTTCGATCGCATCCAACCACGTCGGTGGCGTCGTGTACGATTGGGATTTCTCGTACTTTCAACAGACGAAGCGCGTCGATCCACCGTGGCCACATTTCACGTCAGAATTCATCTGGTTCCATCGGCCCTTGTCTGACTATTGGAAAGCATTCGTCGCTGCCGGGTTTGCCATTGTGGATTTCGAAGAGCCTCGAGTCACCGAAGATCGATACCATCTTGCTTCGTCAGAAGCGCGTCTGACGAAGTCCAAAACTCGACCATATTCGGTGGCGTTCAAGTTACAAAAACGATCCTCACTCGCCTGA